The Nocardia arthritidis genome has a window encoding:
- a CDS encoding cupin domain-containing protein → MTARRGLRPNPPPATGTASREWFRFRLGGREYLLRQTRIEPGGSSGWHYHDGTLLVLVARGTLDHPGADRVPVTYRRGRVFVEPSGPRYPHVARNRGTTPVTLFVLYRNPVGSPLSRPVESPGE, encoded by the coding sequence ATGACGGCGCGACGCGGACTGCGGCCGAATCCGCCGCCGGCCACGGGTACCGCGAGCCGGGAGTGGTTCCGATTCCGCCTGGGCGGCCGCGAATATCTGCTCCGCCAGACCCGGATCGAACCGGGCGGCAGCAGCGGCTGGCACTATCACGATGGGACGCTGCTGGTGCTGGTCGCGCGCGGCACCCTGGATCATCCTGGCGCCGACCGCGTGCCGGTCACCTATCGGCGCGGCCGCGTCTTCGTCGAGCCGAGCGGTCCGCGGTATCCGCACGTCGCGCGGAATCGGGGCACGACGCCGGTGACGTTGTTCGTGCTCTATCGGAATCCGGTGGGCAGCCCGCTGTCCCGGCCGGTCGAATCGCCCGGGGAGTAG
- a CDS encoding bile acid:sodium symporter family protein codes for MRFLSRFYIDGFILAILATVGVASVFPARGSFADVVTWATKIAIAILFLLYGTRLAPREALAGLTHWRLHTVVLGCTFIVFPLLGLAAVVLKPHVLTDDLYTGLLFLCLVPSTVQSSIAFTSIAKGNVPGAIVSATTSNLLGVFLTPLLVIALMNTTGEAKVNFSSILDIVLQLLVPFLIGQLIRPKVIGWLKRYAEPTKLVDRGSILLVVYSAFSAGMVEGIWHMMSPWRILALAAVCAGLLALVMSVTMVLGRMLGFERADRIVIVFCGSKKSLASGLPMATVLFTGQPIGLIVLPLMMFHQIQLMTCAVLAQRWSRTDESGAADQALPEAA; via the coding sequence GTGCGGTTTCTGAGCAGGTTCTATATAGACGGGTTCATCCTCGCGATCCTCGCCACGGTCGGCGTAGCGAGCGTGTTCCCGGCGCGCGGCTCGTTCGCCGACGTCGTCACCTGGGCCACCAAGATCGCCATCGCCATCCTCTTCCTGCTCTACGGCACCCGCCTGGCCCCGCGCGAGGCGCTGGCCGGGCTCACCCACTGGCGGTTGCACACCGTGGTGCTCGGCTGCACGTTCATCGTCTTCCCGCTGCTCGGGCTGGCCGCCGTGGTGCTGAAACCGCATGTGCTCACCGACGACCTGTACACCGGCCTGCTGTTCCTGTGCCTGGTGCCGTCCACCGTGCAGTCCTCCATCGCGTTCACCTCGATCGCGAAAGGCAATGTGCCCGGCGCGATCGTCAGCGCGACCACCTCGAACCTGTTGGGTGTCTTCCTGACCCCGCTGCTGGTGATCGCGCTGATGAACACCACGGGCGAGGCCAAGGTCAATTTCTCCTCGATCCTCGACATCGTGCTGCAGCTGCTGGTGCCGTTCCTGATCGGCCAGCTGATCCGGCCGAAGGTCATCGGCTGGCTGAAGCGCTACGCGGAACCCACCAAGCTGGTGGATCGCGGCTCGATCCTGCTCGTGGTCTACAGCGCCTTCAGCGCGGGCATGGTGGAGGGTATCTGGCACATGATGTCGCCGTGGCGCATCCTCGCGCTGGCCGCCGTCTGCGCCGGCCTGCTCGCGCTGGTGATGAGCGTCACCATGGTGCTCGGCCGGATGCTCGGATTCGAGCGGGCCGACCGGATCGTCATCGTGTTCTGCGGCTCCAAGAAGAGCCTCGCCTCCGGATTGCCCATGGCCACCGTGCTTTTCACGGGTCAGCCGATCGGCCTGATCGTGCTGCCGCTGATGATGTTCCATCAGATCCAGTTGATGACCTGCGCGGTGCTCGCCCAGCGCTGGTCGCGCACCGACGAATCCGGCGCGGCGGATCAGGCGCTGCCCGAGGCGGCGTAA
- a CDS encoding uridine kinase: MRSHPAVRHSVSSWQQPLPGSASSERNTLVTRVAERVLALPVTRPLVAVDGPTGAGKTSFGHELAERIAGTGRQVLRASLDDFKRPWRDRHLYDRESGEGYYRNAFDYDAVARLLLEPLGPGGSGDCALCGIDPLTQIDHSAVRTQAADDAVLIVDGVFALRPEINRYWNYRIWLAVNAETAFRRGVERDGADAADVHRDRYAVAEQVYVDEVDPARRADIVIDNSAFDRPSIVRG; the protein is encoded by the coding sequence ATGCGATCACATCCGGCAGTGCGGCATTCGGTGTCCAGCTGGCAGCAGCCCTTGCCCGGTTCGGCATCGTCCGAGCGGAACACCCTGGTGACGCGGGTTGCCGAGCGGGTGCTCGCGCTGCCCGTCACCCGTCCGTTGGTGGCCGTCGACGGGCCGACCGGTGCGGGCAAGACCAGCTTCGGTCACGAACTGGCCGAGCGGATCGCCGGTACCGGACGGCAGGTGCTGCGGGCCAGCCTCGACGACTTCAAGCGGCCATGGCGCGACCGGCACCTCTACGACCGTGAGTCGGGAGAAGGGTACTACCGCAACGCTTTCGACTACGACGCGGTGGCGCGCCTGCTGCTCGAACCGCTCGGTCCGGGCGGTTCGGGCGATTGCGCGCTGTGCGGCATCGATCCGCTCACCCAGATCGATCATTCCGCCGTCCGCACCCAGGCGGCCGACGACGCGGTGCTGATCGTCGACGGAGTCTTCGCGCTCCGTCCGGAGATAAACCGTTACTGGAACTATCGAATCTGGTTGGCGGTGAACGCCGAGACCGCGTTCCGGCGCGGCGTCGAACGGGACGGCGCCGATGCCGCCGACGTGCACCGCGACCGCTACGCGGTCGCCGAGCAGGTGTACGTGGACGAGGTCGATCCCGCCCGTCGGGCCGACATCGTCATCGACAATTCGGCATTCGACCGTCCATCGATCGTCCGGGGCTGA
- a CDS encoding SDR family oxidoreductase yields MTEPVTSTPPPVALITGASRGLGAAIARALAPTHELLLGARSADSLRKILDELPSATGWPVDLTDYPVVAAAAAAIPRLDVLVHNAGIADIGTIADSSVEQWRKTLEANLIAVAELTRLLLPALRSANGHVVLINSGAGLRANPGWASYAASKFGLRAFGDALRLEEPSLRVTSIHPGRIDTDMQREIIAGEGREYHPDEFLRAETVAWTVRNAIDTPRDAHPTEIVLRPY; encoded by the coding sequence ATGACCGAGCCCGTGACCAGCACCCCACCGCCCGTCGCACTGATCACCGGCGCCAGCCGCGGCCTCGGCGCGGCCATCGCCCGCGCGCTCGCGCCGACGCACGAACTGTTGCTCGGCGCGCGGTCCGCGGATTCGCTGCGCAAGATCCTGGACGAATTGCCAAGCGCCACCGGCTGGCCCGTCGACCTCACCGACTATCCGGTGGTCGCCGCCGCGGCCGCGGCGATTCCGCGCCTGGACGTGCTGGTGCACAACGCCGGAATCGCCGATATCGGCACCATCGCCGACTCCTCGGTGGAGCAGTGGCGAAAGACCTTGGAGGCCAACCTGATCGCGGTCGCGGAGCTCACCAGGTTGCTGCTTCCGGCCCTGCGCAGCGCGAACGGCCATGTGGTGCTGATCAATTCGGGTGCGGGCCTGCGTGCGAATCCGGGCTGGGCGTCCTATGCCGCGAGCAAATTCGGGTTGCGCGCCTTCGGCGACGCGCTGCGGCTGGAGGAGCCGTCGCTGCGCGTCACCTCGATTCACCCGGGCCGCATCGACACCGATATGCAGCGCGAGATCATCGCGGGCGAGGGGCGCGAATACCACCCGGACGAATTCCTGCGCGCCGAGACCGTCGCATGGACGGTGCGCAATGCCATCGACACCCCGCGCGATGCCCATCCGACCGAAATCGTCCTGCGCCCATACTGA
- the ggh gene encoding glucosylglycerate hydrolase, producing the protein MAHPGFTPTQLAARAAYLLRGNDLGTMTSAAPRLYPHMWSWDAAFVAVGLAPLSVERAVIELDTLLSAQWKNGMIPHIVFANGVDGYFPGPARWECRKLAANAPDGPDTSGITQPPVHAIAVQRILDHSRRHGRSTRAVAEEFLNRRWPDLVRWHRWLAHARDPKESGRITLYHGWESGMDNSPRWDRAYANVIPGELPPYQRADIAVVSDPTQRPSDREYERYLWLVEQMRRAGYDDYQLASTMSFAVEDVFVTAIFALSCEVLAQIGEEYHQPNAEVRELFGWADRFRDGVIATTDARTGAARDFDVRLQRWITTETLAMFAPLLCGGLPRETERSLLRVFEGPRFCGHPDLRYALPPSTSPVSKDFRPREYWRGPVWPVMSWLFSWVFARRGWAERAYMLRAEGLRQASDGSFAEYYEPFTGEPLGSMQQSWTAASVLDWLG; encoded by the coding sequence ATGGCACATCCGGGTTTCACCCCCACTCAGCTCGCGGCCCGCGCCGCGTACCTGCTGCGTGGCAACGACCTGGGCACCATGACCAGCGCGGCGCCGCGGCTGTATCCGCACATGTGGAGCTGGGACGCCGCCTTCGTCGCGGTCGGGCTGGCCCCGCTGAGCGTGGAACGCGCGGTGATCGAGCTCGATACGCTGCTCTCGGCGCAGTGGAAGAACGGGATGATCCCGCACATCGTCTTCGCCAACGGCGTCGACGGATACTTTCCCGGCCCGGCCCGCTGGGAGTGCCGCAAGCTGGCCGCCAACGCCCCCGACGGACCGGATACCTCGGGCATCACGCAACCGCCGGTGCACGCCATCGCGGTGCAGCGCATCCTGGACCATTCACGCAGGCACGGCCGCAGCACCAGGGCGGTGGCCGAGGAATTCCTGAACCGCCGCTGGCCCGATCTGGTGCGCTGGCACCGCTGGCTGGCGCATGCGCGCGACCCGAAGGAGAGCGGCCGGATCACGCTGTACCACGGCTGGGAATCCGGGATGGACAATTCGCCGCGCTGGGATCGCGCCTACGCCAACGTGATTCCCGGCGAGCTGCCGCCGTATCAGCGCGCGGATATCGCGGTGGTGTCCGATCCGACGCAGCGGCCCAGCGACCGCGAATACGAACGGTATCTGTGGCTGGTCGAACAGATGCGCCGCGCGGGTTACGACGACTACCAGCTCGCATCGACCATGAGCTTCGCCGTCGAGGATGTCTTCGTCACCGCGATATTCGCGCTCTCCTGTGAGGTGCTCGCGCAGATCGGCGAGGAGTATCACCAGCCGAATGCCGAGGTCCGCGAGCTGTTCGGCTGGGCGGACCGGTTCCGCGACGGTGTCATCGCGACCACCGACGCGCGCACCGGCGCCGCCCGCGATTTCGATGTGCGGCTACAGCGCTGGATCACCACCGAAACCCTGGCCATGTTCGCGCCGCTGCTGTGCGGCGGCCTGCCGAGGGAAACCGAGCGCAGCCTGCTGCGGGTGTTCGAGGGTCCGCGCTTCTGCGGACATCCGGATCTGCGCTACGCGCTGCCGCCATCGACCTCGCCGGTATCCAAGGATTTCCGGCCGCGCGAATATTGGCGCGGGCCGGTCTGGCCGGTGATGAGCTGGCTGTTTTCCTGGGTGTTCGCCCGGCGCGGGTGGGCCGAACGCGCCTATATGCTGCGCGCCGAGGGACTGCGCCAGGCCAGCGACGGCAGCTTCGCGGAGTACTACGAACCGTTCACCGGTGAACCGCTCGGCAGCATGCAGCAGTCGTGGACCGCGGCGTCGGTACTGGACTGGTTGGGTTGA